Genomic window (Arcobacter aquimarinus):
TTTTAGGAGTTGCTTCAATAGAGGATGAAAATCCAAATGGTTAAACTAGATTTTCAAAAGACTCCACAAAGTATAGTAGATAGTCTAAAAGATAAACAACTCACACTTACTTATAATCACGATGAACTTTTAAAAGAGGCTCATAATAAAGCTTTTACAGTTGCAAAAGTTACTAGAATGGATTTACTAAATGATATTCATAGTTCACTAGCAGATGCCATAAAAAGTGGGAAAAACTTTGAAGCTTGGAAAAAAGAGATTATACCAACTTTAGAAAAAAAAGGCTGGTGGGGAACAAAAGAGATAGCAGACCCAAAAACAGGTGAAATAAAAAAAGTAGTCATAAACTCAAATAGACTTAAAAAAATTTATACTATAAATACAAGAGTAGCATATCAAAAACACAGATATGAACAGATGATGAAATTACCTTTATCAACATATTGGATGTATAGATGTTCTTTTTTAGAAAATTCAAGGGAAAGCCACAAGGCTATGCATGGAACTGTATTCCATAGAGACCATGAGTTTTGGGAAGAGAATTACCCACCAAATGATTATATATGTTTTTGTACAGTAACAGCTCATAGCGAAAGTGATTTAAAAAGAAGAGGATTGACTCCTACTCAAGGTCAAGTACAAAGTATAGCTTCAAAAGATTGGGCTTATAATGTAGGTAAAAATACAAACCTTACAGGATTAAAAAAGATAAATTTAGATGATTCTTTAAATAAGCTACCAAATATTTTAAGTGCAAAAAATAAAGCTTTAGAAAACATAAGTGAAGCTGAACTAAAAAATAGGTTTTATAAAACTCTAGGAGCAAAAGAAAACTCTTATTTTATAGACAAAACAAATGACCCAATATTTGTAAATGATGATTTCTTTAAAAACAAAGAGATTGTTAAACTATTTAAAAAAAGCAGAAACCTTTTTATAGCTGAACTTGCAAATACTCTAAAAGACCCTGATGAAATATATCTTGAGTTTGAAAAATTAAGAGATACAAACGATAAATATATAGATGAAGATAGTAGAGTTGTAAAAAAGTTTATGAAGTATTATAAAACTGAAGCTGGAGCAAAAAAAGCTTTGATGGTATTAGTTGAGTATTTAAAAGACAAAACTGTAGGATTAAGTGCTTATTACATAGATAGTTCGGGAACTGTTGAAAATAAAAGAGTTGAGAAGTTAATTTATCAAAAGGATTAAAGTAAGTTTAGGGTTAAGTTTTCGCATGGCAGAGCTTACATTGCCGTATTATCTTAACTCATCCTTTTAATACCAAATTGTACCACAGGAGTATAAAAAATGCAAGTAATACTAAAAATAGAAAACATAGAAGCTGTAAAGAAAAAACTAGAAAATATCCAAGACAATATAACAGATACAGCTCCACTTATGAGTGAAATTTCAAACTATCTATATACCATTGCAAAAGATAGTTTTGATGATGAAAAAGATCCAAGAGGACATACATGGACTCCACTAGCTAACTCAACTTTAGCAAACAAAAAAAGATATGGTAAATCAAGTAATATTTTATGGTATGACGGAGGTATGCAAGGAAATCTTATAGAAGAATCTGATAATGATAGTGCAAGAGTTGGAATAACTACTGTAAATGAAGATGACTACTTCTATCCAATGGTTCATCAATTTGGAGCAAATAATGCTGGAAGAAATAAAAAGACTAAAATAGCACAAAGGAGTTTTATGCCAATAACTCAAGATGGCGTATTATATGTTAAAACAAGCAATAAAATAGAAGAGATAGCAATAGAATTTATAGAAAGTGGTTTAAAATAAAGATGGCTCACGAAGAGGTTTTGTGATAAATAGTATTTGGGCTTCACTAAGTCCATACTGTTTTGCAAGTTTTTTAGATAGTCTTTTTTCACCTAATCTTCTTTTATACTCTTCACAAATCTCATCATTTCTAAAAGTTGTTTTATAAGATGGAATGTATAGACTTGAACCACCATGTTCTTTTATAACATCAGAAATTGTAACATCAGGACTCTTTATAAAGTTAAATAAATCTTCAAACAAATCAAAATTTGTAACTGCTGCCATTTTTAACCTCCATAAAAATAATGGATTATACCCAAATAAATAACATTATGCAATAAATAAGATATATTATTTCTATTTGAAATACTTATAAAATATTTATTACAATATGAAATATACTTATGTAATAGTGTTGTTTTTCTTTTTATCTCATGTTTTCTAAAGCTACAATAACTTTTGTAGCATCATTCTTTGTTAAAGTAATCATCTCTTTTTTTACTATCTTTGAAACAAAACTATTTAAGGCATTTTGACTTTTATCTTTAGCTTTTAAATACCAAGTATCATATATCTTTTTTAGTTGAGCTTCAGTAGGTTTTGAAAAAGGAATATCACTTACATTTCTATTGCAAAAATCTAAAAGTAGTTTTAGTTCATCTATACTTAGCTTAGTTGTACTATCAACTCCAAAGCGAGAGAGCATAAATTCTTTTCGAACTTCATCATCTATAAAAACATTATGTTTAGCTATTTGAATCTTTTGAATAAGGCTTTTTTTATAAGATTGTTGTTTGTTTGTCATAGTTTTTCCTTTTTCTATACAACCTTTACAACCTATACAACCCCTATAATATAAGCCTTTGTTTGTGGTAGTTGTAGTGGTTGTAGCGGTTGCATTAAATTAAAGTATAAGTTATAGGTTTACCTTTTTTTTCTTGGTATTTACTCCAAAACTTATCAGTAAACTTATCCAAAGTATCCCTTGCCGTTTTATCTGTTTTTTCATATCCGATTTGATTTAAAAGTTCAGTTTGTCCTAATCCATCAGGATTTTTCTTTAATATCTCTTTTGCTTTTCTTACAAAATTTTCTTCATATTCACTCATGGTGGCATAAACTTCATCCAGTTTTGAGAGTTCTAAAGTTTTGGTACTTACACTAACTCCAATATCTTTTACAAGGTTCCGTGAGTGTGTTACATTTAACATCAAATGTAGCATATTTTCTTCTCTAGCTTTTTGAATCATTTCATAAACATTATCGGGAGAGTTTATAAATACTTGAACTCCTGATATTGTACTTCCTGATTTTGTTGCATGATGCATTATGATAACAGTTGCACCTGCATCTCTTATTCTCATAATAATCTTCATAAATTCTTCAGATTGACTTTTACTATCTGTATCTACAAAATCCTTTGTAGTTTCAAATACAAAAGTTACATCTTTATAATTATCTCTCTTTGCCTCCTCATCTATTTGTCTTAAGTAGTCAATAGGAGAGCAGCTAATCTTTGCACGACTAACATATTCAACTTTGGGATGATTTATTAATTTATCATCTATTTTTCTCTCAGCTAAAGAGCTAAGTCCATTATCCATGTCTACATAGATAATTCTTCTTATGTCGTTTCTTTTTGCTAAAGTTGTAGTAATTCCATATCCAAGCCATGTTTTACCTTGTTTAGGTGGAGAATATATCAGAGATACACTATTAGAGTATAAAAAATCTTTAATATATTCTACTTTTTCACCCAAAGAAAAATCTTCTTTAACTAAAGTATTTCCTTTTAAAAAATTAAACATTTTTATCACTCACTTTCTCTAATTTCTCTTTTAACCATTTTTCTAATTTTGCTTTATCATCAGAACTTACTCTCTCAAGCAAAATATCAAAGTCATGTTTTTGATTAGTTCTTCCATATTTAAACTCCCAAAATAAGACTTTTAAAAGCCATTTTAGAAGTTCGTCTTCTTTTGCATCTTTTGTAATAGAGTTAAAATAGTTCATAAACTCATCAACTTTATCATAGGTGCAAATATGTACTTGCATTCTCTTATAAGCTTCATCTAGTTTTTTATTTCCTGTATCAACTGTTAGTATGTTCATTTTTCTTTCTCTCCTCGTAATACCATCTTTGAAATTTCTCAAGTTCTAACTCTAAATGTTTATTTGAACTCTTAATTTTTCTAAGTTCATTTTGTGTATCTTTAACTCTAAACTCTGCTTTTAGCCACATATCATAAAGTTCTTCTTTTGTAATTGTTTTAAGAAATTCTTCTTTTTCTATAATCTCACCCATCTTTACTCCTACTTAATAATCTCAATAGAACAGCTCGTAAGCTGCTCTATGAAACTACTCCCTCATCTTGACGAGTAATCTTTCACAACAGTAAAACCATTGTCTTTCAACTCTTTCAGGGCTTCTTGCTCTTTTTCTTTATATTTTTTATTCTCGTCAGATTGGGGTATCATTCTCTACCATCCGACGAATATCCAAAAGCTTTATAATTCACTGCAAGTTTCTTATTACTATCATTTCCTGCATAATCTTTAAATCCTTCATTCATTTCTTTTTTATGTATCTCTTTAGCAAGACTAATGTCAGAATCTAAAAAACTATTAGTTTCATTAATATCAAACCAATCAACAGCTTGATTTAATACCTCTTCAACTGTATCACCTGTAAAAACTACAACTTCATCAAGGACAAGTCTATACTTGCCTTTTTTACACTGTAAATTAAAGTTATTGGAATTTTCTTTTAAAATTTCAAATAGTTCTTCTATCATTACCATTCCTCCTCACTATCATCCTCCTCTGACATCTCAAAATCAGGACAATCTCTTATTTCATCATCTAGATAATTTCCATAAGCCTTACATTCAAAAGTTCCATCTGTATAATCACTTCCTTTATATTTACAGTTGAAGCAACAGTTTGTTGCTATTCTTATCATAGTTCCCATCTTTTAACCTCTTCAAGCTTTCTATACGCAGCAGGGAAGATAAACTTCTTGTTTATATCTGCTTCCTCTGCTCTTTCTCTTTCTTCCCAATAATATGCTTCTTGTGGATTCATCTCAAAGCCTTTAAATACTCCAAGCTTTCTGCTATTGCTTCACAAAATCCTGCTGTAAGACTTCCTTGATTAAAACATAGTTCCCCATTTATAAGTTCATCATCGTTATCTATAAAAAAAGGTTCTGTTATTATGCAAGGAGCATTTGTATATCTAAGCATATAACCACCTCTATCTTCAGCTGTTTTAGGTTTTATACCTCTATCTTTATTTTTTAAAACTGCTAATATATTTTTTTGAAAAATAGTAGCTATAGCTTTACCTTTTATAGATTTGTGATAATAAAGTGTTTCACAACCATTTGCTTGTTTATTAAAAGCATTACAATGTAACTCTATTACCAAATCAGGTTTTTGAGCATTTACTTCATTTGGTAAATTCTGTAAAGTTGTTTTTCTATACATAACAACTATTTCGTGTTGGTCAAAATTAAATAAGTTCCCAAAATTATGCTCAATATCATGTGCAAGTTTTTGATTAAATTCAAACTCTGTAGTTCCATAAGTGCTATTCATAGCACCTTTAGATCTTTCTTGATGTCCTATTACTACTGCTACTTTCATTATTTCTCTCCTATATTATTTCCTGCTTCTTGCCAACATTTTTCCTCTTCTTTTGCATATGCTAAAGCTTCATCTATACTCTTACCTTCATCAAATAGTTTTCTCCAGTAATAATCATCTCCAGCTTCAATAAATACAAATTTATTTTCTCTTCTTAAAAGATTTCTTTTCCATTTTATAAACTCAATACTTTTTTGAATTACTGTGTCTTGTATAGGAAGAGCTGCAAGATCTAAAACAATTCCTTCCCACATTCCATCTAGTTTTAATTCCTCTTTTTGTCTAAGATTTATGTAAGATTTTGTACCTGTCGTAATTCTTGCACTTTGTAATAGTTCAACTCCTTCTTTCCAAAATGGATGTTCAAATCCCCAATTTATAAGCTTTTGGATATCTCTATCATCATATTTTCCATTTTTAGGCTCTAATGCACCTAGAACAATAGTTTTTATGTCATTGTCTTCAATATCTTTTATTTTTAAATTTGCATACTGTAGAAACTTTTCTTTTGCAAGTTCAACTTTCACTTGGTTATAGTCAATAAGATTATTTACAGAAATTTTAAATTCTTTCGTTCCATTAAAAGACTTCAAAGTTATTCTTTCTGTTTTTCCTTTCAATCTTTCGATGTTATATTCTTCCCTTAGATTGTCTAAAAAAGCGTAACATTCGCTATAAACAAAATCTTTATATTCCAAAATAGCAGCTTGAAGTTTCAAACCTTTAGCATGGATTTTTTCTACAAGTTCATCTTCAAGTTGTTCATCAATATCTATCCTAGCAGGATGTTTATATTCACCTGTTTTATCCTGCCACCAACCCTTATCATCTATAATTGGCATATTTTCTCCTTATAATTTATTTTATTGAGTACTCACTAAAGCTATCTTTTTTAAGATAGCTCTATGAATGCTCTTCTTTATCATCTCCACCAAGTGGATATTTTTTACAACTTTTATCATTTGCTTTTTGTGTAAGTAGCCTTATGTTTTCTCTTTGATCTACGATACTTAAACCTAGAAGTAAGGCTATTTTTCTACACATTTGTTCTGCTTGTCCTTCATTTAAAATAATCCCTATCTCTTCATTATGTAGCTGGATAATATGTTCTTCATCTTTTCTTAATTTTCTTACTTCAATATCACTATTCATTTTTTCTCCTTGAAAGGTATTTTATTTTTATCTTTTCTTTTATTTCCTGCAACCTCTGCTGCAACATAGCCAGCTATAAACCACGCAAAACAAAGTATTAAAGTTATTTCCATTGTCACTCTTCTATCTCCTTTAAAAGCTGGATTAGGTCTGTAGTGGAACTTTCCACACCTATTATTTCTTGTTTGTAATATTCTTTGATTTTTGAGTATATTTTTTGGGGATTTGGATATTGTTTTCTTGCAACTAAACTAATAGTTGTTTTGGATAAACCTAACTCTTTGGCAACCTTACCTATGGACTTTTCTTTTATTTTTTCTTTAAGTATTTTTAATGAATCCATAAGTGTTTCATTTCAGGCTCACCTTTTATATATGCGCCTTTTAATAGTTCTTCTTTAACTTTTTTAGCATTTTCTACATTAAATTTATAGATTAATTTATCATCTTTTCTTTTTCTTCTTTCATACCATTTATCTTCTAATTTTTCATTTATATATCCCTCAACAATACCTAATTTAATAAGTCTTTTCCACCATTTTCTCAAACCTCCATTTGCACAATTTGCTTTTAAACATATTTCTTCAAAAGTTAATTCAGTAGCATCAATAGCAGTTAAAATATTCATAAGTGTTTTTGGATAAACTATTTTTTCTTTTCTTTTAATAGAAGTTTCTATTTTTGTTTTTAGATTTGGGTCGTATAAAGTATTACCATTTAATTTAGGTGCAAAAATTCCAGTATCTTTTATCAATCTATATTGAATTTCAGTAAAAGGCTTTCTTGATTTTCCTTCAAATTTAATATAATTTGCTTCCTCTAAAACTTTTAAATAAGCTTTAAAATTTGAATAACTTATATTAAATATAATAAAAATATCACCTACTCTAAATCTCTTATTTCTTCTTATGTAGTTCCAAATTTTATTTTTAACATTTTGTTTATATTTAATCTTTTTGTCTAGTTCCATGATCTACTCCACTTTGAATAAATATCTTTAAATCAGCACTTTCATATCCATTTAATTCACAATATTTTTCAAGCCTAATTAGTAAAACTCTTATATTTCTAAGATTTGGATATTTAACTAAAAAATGATTGATTAAATCATCTTCAATTTTTACATCACTAAGCTCACAAAACTTTTTTATATCTTCTTTTCCAATTGGTTTAAACTCTACTAATTCAACTATCCTTGAATAATAGTGTCTATGCTTCTTAAACTTTGCATTAGCCTCTTCCATTCCTATAAAAAATACTATTACACCAGTTTCATCATGTATGTCTCTTAATAATTCTAAAACTTCATTTTTTGTAGATTTTAGTATTGCATCAACTTCATCAATTATTATGATTCTAGGCTCATTTAATAATGATTCAACTACTCTTCGATATAAATATGAGGCTTGACCTTGAGAGTCTAAATTAAGCTCTATACATATTTCTCTAAGTAGTGAAGATTTAGTCCAAGTTTGAACAGCTCTAAAAAGTAAAGCATCTTCTTGAGCTGTAATTTTTTCTAAACTTATTGTTTTACCAAGTCCATAATTTCCATAACCTAAACCCATTTTGGGTGCACTCAATGGTAACTCTTTTAGCCCTTGAACTGATTCATTTAACTTGATATAATTTTGCGTTAAAAGAAATTCTTCTTTCATGTTAACTCCTGTTTATTTATTTAAGTCCGCCAAGACTCGAACAGGAAGAGACATATCTCTTCCCTATCCAACCTTCGCCTCTTTTTCAGCCATTTCCCATATATCAGGATATTTGGCTGCTAGTTTTTTAGTTGTATCATCAACCATATTGTTTTTTAAATCCCATAAAAAACGGTCAAAATAACTATTAAATGTAGGTCTTCCACTAGGAAGTATTTTTGTAGGTTTTCCCTCCTCATCTTTTTGTTTAAAGTCATATCTATTTGAAGTTTCAAGCTCTTTTTTGTCTTTTTCTTCAAACATAATTGAATCATTAAGTAATCTATCTACAGTTTCAGTATGTTTTGTAACAGCTACTGTTTTTGTTTCTATTACATCTCTAACTGCATCTATTCTATCCATGATGGTTACATCTTTAATAGCTTGAGCTTCTTTGATAATTTTGTCCATCTGTCTCATTAATTGTTGAGATTTTTTCTTAGCCCCTCGAACTGCATATCTATCTTTTCCCATATGTTCTAAATCTTCAGCTATACAAATAGGATTCATATTTTCATCATAAACTAAAACATAACCCATATCTCGACCAGCCATAATATAAACATGATGTCCTGTAAACTCAACTAGATCAATGTGAGCATAATTACATCCATCATATGCAATTCCTTTTTTACCAACTCTTCTAATCACACTTTCACCAAGTAATAAATCTAGCATTCTAATATCAGGTATTGATTCAACTGGTGTTGAGTCGCTATTCCATTTGTTTATTGGTTTTGTTTTAATTCCTTTATGTTCTCTTTGTTCGTAAAGCTTATCAACCCAGTTATCAATCCAACTTTGTAAACCATCAGCACTTTCAAGTATTGTTAAATCAAGTCCTATATTCTCTTTTTTAATTTTCCAAGCATCCCTAAAAACCTTTTTCTCTTCATCCGTTTTAAGTGCCTGTTCTTTTCTCCATTTCTCTTGAGCTTTTATTTTATCTGCAAAAGATTTTCTACTTTGTAGTTCTTTTCTCTCAGCTACACTATGTCCAATATATCCTGGAATTTGTTCAAATAATTCTCGGGCTAAAGTTCCAAATACTCTCTCAACATGAGGTTTACAATCCCCACTAAATGGAGGTACTATATTCATATTGATTTTTAAATTAGTACATATTGTTTCAAAGTGATTAGATGTATAATCTCGTCCATTATCAATAACAACATTTTCAGGAATACCCAGTTTTAAAATAGCTTTTCGTAAAAGCTGAGAAATACTATAAGCACTAGAAGTATCAGCTACATGAAATACAACTCTTCTACTAAATACATCAATAGCAGCTAGAACTGTATATCTTTTCCCATCATCACAAATAACATCAGCTGGAGTTGAGTCAAGCTCCCAATATTGATTTTTATAAGTTGCTTTTGCATCAGCAGAACCATAAGCTGCTAAAAACTTATTTTTTGCACTATCAGGAGATTTTGAAAACTCAAATAAAACTGGATTTTTTCTTTTCCATTCTCTAAAATAGTTATTCAAAGCATCATAACTAGGCATTGCATCTCCAAAGGTATGACACATATTTCTATATATCTCACTAATTCTAGGACGACTTGCTCTTAAAAAATATCGTTCTGCTGTCTCTTTTTGTATTTCATTAAGAGCTTTTACACCTTTTACAGCTCCCCTTGAGTCAATAAATGATTCAACAATATTCAACCCCTTATCTTCCGCTTCTTTATACTTTCTTATCCAATCATTTAATTGTTTTACACTCACTTTTCCTAAAATATCAAAGCTAATATCATTTTTTAATGTTTGTTCTAACCACTGTTTTTGATTAAGAGTTGAATTCCTTTTTTTATAAAAATCTATCAACCTAC
Coding sequences:
- a CDS encoding phage virion morphogenesis protein, which encodes MQVILKIENIEAVKKKLENIQDNITDTAPLMSEISNYLYTIAKDSFDDEKDPRGHTWTPLANSTLANKKRYGKSSNILWYDGGMQGNLIEESDNDSARVGITTVNEDDYFYPMVHQFGANNAGRNKKTKIAQRSFMPITQDGVLYVKTSNKIEEIAIEFIESGLK
- a CDS encoding N-acetylmuramoyl-L-alanine amidase; the protein is MKVAVVIGHQERSKGAMNSTYGTTEFEFNQKLAHDIEHNFGNLFNFDQHEIVVMYRKTTLQNLPNEVNAQKPDLVIELHCNAFNKQANGCETLYYHKSIKGKAIATIFQKNILAVLKNKDRGIKPKTAEDRGGYMLRYTNAPCIITEPFFIDNDDELINGELCFNQGSLTAGFCEAIAESLEYLKALR
- a CDS encoding DUF3164 family protein — encoded protein: MPIIDDKGWWQDKTGEYKHPARIDIDEQLEDELVEKIHAKGLKLQAAILEYKDFVYSECYAFLDNLREEYNIERLKGKTERITLKSFNGTKEFKISVNNLIDYNQVKVELAKEKFLQYANLKIKDIEDNDIKTIVLGALEPKNGKYDDRDIQKLINWGFEHPFWKEGVELLQSARITTGTKSYINLRQKEELKLDGMWEGIVLDLAALPIQDTVIQKSIEFIKWKRNLLRRENKFVFIEAGDDYYWRKLFDEGKSIDEALAYAKEEEKCWQEAGNNIGEK
- a CDS encoding AAA family ATPase, which translates into the protein MKEEFLLTQNYIKLNESVQGLKELPLSAPKMGLGYGNYGLGKTISLEKITAQEDALLFRAVQTWTKSSLLREICIELNLDSQGQASYLYRRVVESLLNEPRIIIIDEVDAILKSTKNEVLELLRDIHDETGVIVFFIGMEEANAKFKKHRHYYSRIVELVEFKPIGKEDIKKFCELSDVKIEDDLINHFLVKYPNLRNIRVLLIRLEKYCELNGYESADLKIFIQSGVDHGTRQKD
- a CDS encoding phage protein GemA/Gp16 family protein, yielding MTNKQQSYKKSLIQKIQIAKHNVFIDDEVRKEFMLSRFGVDSTTKLSIDELKLLLDFCNRNVSDIPFSKPTEAQLKKIYDTWYLKAKDKSQNALNSFVSKIVKKEMITLTKNDATKVIVALENMR
- a CDS encoding helicase DnaB; translation: MFNFLKGNTLVKEDFSLGEKVEYIKDFLYSNSVSLIYSPPKQGKTWLGYGITTTLAKRNDIRRIIYVDMDNGLSSLAERKIDDKLINHPKVEYVSRAKISCSPIDYLRQIDEEAKRDNYKDVTFVFETTKDFVDTDSKSQSEEFMKIIMRIRDAGATVIIMHHATKSGSTISGVQVFINSPDNVYEMIQKAREENMLHLMLNVTHSRNLVKDIGVSVSTKTLELSKLDEVYATMSEYEENFVRKAKEILKKNPDGLGQTELLNQIGYEKTDKTARDTLDKFTDKFWSKYQEKKGKPITYTLI
- a CDS encoding DUF3496 domain-containing protein produces the protein MGEIIEKEEFLKTITKEELYDMWLKAEFRVKDTQNELRKIKSSNKHLELELEKFQRWYYEERKKNEHTNS
- a CDS encoding PBECR2 nuclease fold domain-containing protein, whose translation is MVKLDFQKTPQSIVDSLKDKQLTLTYNHDELLKEAHNKAFTVAKVTRMDLLNDIHSSLADAIKSGKNFEAWKKEIIPTLEKKGWWGTKEIADPKTGEIKKVVINSNRLKKIYTINTRVAYQKHRYEQMMKLPLSTYWMYRCSFLENSRESHKAMHGTVFHRDHEFWEENYPPNDYICFCTVTAHSESDLKRRGLTPTQGQVQSIASKDWAYNVGKNTNLTGLKKINLDDSLNKLPNILSAKNKALENISEAELKNRFYKTLGAKENSYFIDKTNDPIFVNDDFFKNKEIVKLFKKSRNLFIAELANTLKDPDEIYLEFEKLRDTNDKYIDEDSRVVKKFMKYYKTEAGAKKALMVLVEYLKDKTVGLSAYYIDSSGTVENKRVEKLIYQKD
- a CDS encoding DDE-type integrase/transposase/recombinase, with translation MELFTEKFLSDKLGISQQAISNALKLIPCESKKVEGSAKPVKHYKFDDLPDRYKEKLRELGVKLKDEIKENKTTNISKANFTKKYLLAHPDKQKLAITKCRLIDFYKKRNSTLNQKQWLEQTLKNDISFDILGKVSVKQLNDWIRKYKEAEDKGLNIVESFIDSRGAVKGVKALNEIQKETAERYFLRASRPRISEIYRNMCHTFGDAMPSYDALNNYFREWKRKNPVLFEFSKSPDSAKNKFLAAYGSADAKATYKNQYWELDSTPADVICDDGKRYTVLAAIDVFSRRVVFHVADTSSAYSISQLLRKAILKLGIPENVVIDNGRDYTSNHFETICTNLKINMNIVPPFSGDCKPHVERVFGTLARELFEQIPGYIGHSVAERKELQSRKSFADKIKAQEKWRKEQALKTDEEKKVFRDAWKIKKENIGLDLTILESADGLQSWIDNWVDKLYEQREHKGIKTKPINKWNSDSTPVESIPDIRMLDLLLGESVIRRVGKKGIAYDGCNYAHIDLVEFTGHHVYIMAGRDMGYVLVYDENMNPICIAEDLEHMGKDRYAVRGAKKKSQQLMRQMDKIIKEAQAIKDVTIMDRIDAVRDVIETKTVAVTKHTETVDRLLNDSIMFEEKDKKELETSNRYDFKQKDEEGKPTKILPSGRPTFNSYFDRFLWDLKNNMVDDTTKKLAAKYPDIWEMAEKEAKVG